Proteins found in one Lepeophtheirus salmonis chromosome 9, UVic_Lsal_1.4, whole genome shotgun sequence genomic segment:
- the LOC121124373 gene encoding 5-hydroxytryptamine receptor 7-like, translated as MLNTWVFILLVVSITFAALGNIAIILMILYRKTLRNPGNYLLLSLALSDCLVALFAMPPALLAYVWEDKWFGGNFFCSVWIFFDVLSCSSSILNLTMICVDRYQCIVYPLHYLPNRTTKFVLKYIYVAWLISFGLAVFPSIFGRNYDADKLSCRIGMGEKYQIFAVVLSFYLPLFCMMIMYFHIYRIAKQILKEDNAIPSCISTPSVSFLNSGINKSQGENQNTSPKIIKTNTVRIKPRIRWQDWKATITLGMIMLAFIICWLPFFTLTLWESISESMAPKPVGKVFLWLGYYNSLLNPIIYCLLNREFRMNTCVSCKK; from the coding sequence ATGTTAAACACATGGGTATTCATTTTGCTCGTAGTTTCCATCACATTTGCAGCTCTTGGAAACATTGCCATCATTCTTATGATCCTATATCGGAAAACGTTGCGAAATCCTGGGAATTATCTCCTACTCTCCTTAGCACTCTCAGATTGCCTTGTAGCACTCTTTGCCATGCCTCCAGCTCTTTTGGCCTACGTATGGGAAGACAAATGGTTTGGCGGGAATTTCTTTTGTTCAGTTTGGATCTTTTTCGACGTTCTGAGCTGTTCGTCTTCAATACTAAATCTAACGATGATTTGTGTAGATCGATATCAGTGCATCGTTTACCCACTTCACTACTTACCTAATCGAACgactaaatttgtattaaaatacatttatgtggCATGGCTCATCAGTTTTGGACTTGCTGTTTTTCCATCCATATTTGGACGAAACTATGATGCTGATAAACTGAGTTGTCGAATCGGGATGGGTGAGAAGTATCAAATATTTGCAGTGGTTCTTTCATTTTACCTACCACTCTTTTGCATGATGATCATGTACTTCCACATTTACCGGATTGCTAAACAAATCCTTAAAGAAGACAATGCAATCCCGTCTTGCATCTCTACACCCTCAGTCTCATTCCTCAATAGTGGGATAAACAAAAGTCAGGGTGAGAATCAAAACACCTCACCCAAAATCATCAAAACAAACACAGTCAGAATAAAACCTAGGATTCGATGGCAGGATTGGAAGGCCACAATCACATTAGGAATGATTATGTTAGCCTTTATCATTTGTTGGCTACCGTTTTTCACGCTCACTCTCTGGGAGTCCATATCAGAGTCCATGGCTCCAAAACCCGTTGGGAAAGTGTTTCTTTGGCTAGGATACTATAATAGCCTTCTTAATCCAATCATTTACTGTCTTCTTAATCGCGAGTTCCGAATGAATACATGTGTCAGCTGTAAGAAGTAG